One Fontisphaera persica DNA window includes the following coding sequences:
- a CDS encoding VTC domain-containing protein, producing MAVDRMQQQRFELKYLITEEKALMVRDFVRSAGMELDEYSAIRPNFSYPVHSLYLDNDVLTTYWDTINGNKNRFKLRLRYYSTDPDTPVFFEIKRRVNNCILKQRGGVRQQAVESLLSGHLPEPQHLVSYSAKALVALQRFCELTHRLQAKPKVHISYLREAYVNDNDTVRVTMDRHVCGEPNLRFAIKTAMERPRYSYRPYVILELKFTNRFPNWFKELVRVFNVMQRGAAKYVSSIQAIGDPRLLEAHTTIVQEEEVNYD from the coding sequence ATGGCAGTGGACCGCATGCAGCAGCAGCGCTTTGAGTTGAAATACCTCATCACCGAGGAAAAAGCGCTGATGGTACGGGACTTTGTGCGTAGCGCCGGCATGGAGCTGGACGAATACAGCGCCATCCGCCCCAATTTTTCGTATCCGGTGCACAGCCTGTATCTCGACAATGATGTGCTGACCACCTACTGGGACACCATCAACGGCAATAAAAACCGTTTCAAGCTGCGCCTGCGGTATTACAGCACGGACCCGGACACACCGGTCTTTTTTGAAATCAAGCGCCGTGTCAACAACTGCATCCTCAAGCAGCGCGGCGGGGTGCGGCAGCAGGCGGTGGAGTCGCTGCTCAGCGGGCATCTGCCGGAGCCGCAGCATTTGGTGAGTTACTCCGCCAAGGCGCTGGTGGCCCTGCAACGTTTTTGTGAGCTGACCCATCGCCTCCAGGCCAAACCCAAGGTGCACATTTCCTACCTGCGGGAGGCGTACGTGAATGACAATGACACCGTGCGCGTCACGATGGACCGCCACGTCTGCGGCGAGCCCAATTTGCGCTTTGCCATCAAGACGGCAATGGAGCGGCCCCGCTACTCCTACCGCCCCTATGTCATTCTGGAGCTGAAATTCACCAACCGCTTTCCCAACTGGTTCAAGGAGCTGGTGCGCGTGTTCAACGTCATGCAGCGCGGCGCCGCCAAGTATGTCAGCTCCATTCAGGCCATTGGCGACCCGCGCCTGCTCGAGGCGCACACCACCATCGTGCAGGAGGAAGAGGTGAATTACGATTAA
- the hpt gene encoding hypoxanthine phosphoribosyltransferase — MKKITAPTPPPQTFRRLLPPPPRWRKDLAGVLIPEDRLARRVRQLAASIQHDYRQHEPVLVALLSGTVMFLADVIRHLELPLRLDFLSVSSYGASTTSGELVFSKELRLDIQGKDVLVVEDILDTGRTLTAVLEKLRAQRPRQLRVCVLLDKPARRQVPVTAHYTGFRIPDYFVVGYGLDFAERYRNLPFIGVLKPELYGADPQKK, encoded by the coding sequence ATGAAAAAAATCACCGCTCCCACCCCCCCTCCCCAAACCTTTCGCCGCCTGTTGCCGCCGCCGCCGCGCTGGCGCAAAGACCTGGCAGGCGTGCTCATTCCTGAAGACCGGCTGGCCCGCCGCGTGCGCCAGCTTGCCGCCAGCATACAGCACGATTACCGCCAGCACGAGCCGGTGCTCGTGGCCCTGCTCAGCGGCACCGTGATGTTTCTGGCCGATGTAATTCGGCATCTCGAACTGCCGTTGCGCCTGGATTTTCTCTCCGTCTCCAGTTACGGCGCCAGCACCACCAGCGGCGAACTGGTGTTCAGCAAAGAATTGCGCCTCGACATCCAGGGCAAGGACGTGCTCGTGGTGGAGGACATCCTGGACACCGGACGCACCCTCACCGCCGTCCTCGAAAAACTCCGCGCTCAGCGCCCCCGCCAACTCCGCGTTTGCGTGCTGCTCGACAAACCCGCCCGCCGCCAGGTGCCCGTCACTGCGCATTACACCGGCTTTCGCATCCCCGACTATTTTGTGGTGGGCTACGGCCTGGACTTTGCCGAACGCTACCGCAACCTGCCCTTTATTGGCGTCCTGAAACCCGAACTCTATGGCGCAGACCCGCAGAAGAAATGA
- a CDS encoding pseudouridine synthase, protein MAVLVSGMETRLPPCVLFEDEHLLVVHKPPGVNTHAPAPYAGEGLYDWLRHREPRWGGLAIIHRLDKETSGVMVFAKTTLACQSLTAQFTRREVLKRYLFLTQTPPRRKEWTMRSAILRAGEKYTSRTAPQGAPIAETHFRLLEQGLPALVEARPRTGHTHQIRVHAADSGCPILGDVLYGGPPAPRVCLHAAEIVLRHPATGQPQRWEISPDFSADPAALRRAAFIHDEETNAFRRWHGAADGHPGVYLEQWGDFWLAQAESAPSSLPAPPGGGLYFKPRLPAVRGKAPAEVAPRHLAGRQAPPTFVVRENGVSYEISFAEGCSVGLFLDQRDNRRRLLTGHVARDFPLYLAPSPREVLNVFAYTCAFSVCAALGGARAVSLDLSRKYLDWGRRNFILNQLDPAAHDFIYGDAFSWLKRLARKGRQFDVLILDPPTFSQSREHGVFRVEKDYPALVQLALPLLRRGGVLLASANTASLLAARFVDMVRAAIARGGRAIHQEHYVPQPPDFPISREEPGYLKTLWLRLN, encoded by the coding sequence GTGGCAGTTCTGGTAAGCGGCATGGAAACCCGCCTCCCACCGTGCGTCCTTTTCGAGGACGAGCATTTGCTGGTGGTCCACAAACCCCCGGGCGTCAACACCCACGCGCCCGCTCCCTACGCGGGCGAAGGTCTTTATGACTGGCTGCGCCATCGCGAGCCGCGCTGGGGCGGACTGGCCATCATCCACCGCCTCGACAAGGAAACGTCCGGGGTCATGGTCTTTGCCAAAACCACGCTGGCCTGCCAATCGTTGACCGCTCAATTTACCCGCCGCGAAGTCCTCAAACGTTACCTCTTCCTCACCCAAACACCCCCGCGGCGCAAGGAATGGACGATGCGCTCAGCCATCCTCCGTGCGGGTGAAAAATACACCAGCCGTACTGCGCCGCAGGGTGCGCCAATCGCCGAGACACACTTTCGTTTGTTGGAGCAAGGGCTGCCCGCCCTGGTGGAGGCCCGCCCCCGCACCGGCCATACCCATCAAATCCGCGTGCACGCCGCCGACAGCGGCTGCCCCATCTTGGGCGATGTTTTGTATGGCGGCCCGCCCGCGCCGCGGGTGTGCCTGCACGCCGCGGAAATTGTCCTTCGCCATCCTGCCACCGGCCAGCCCCAGCGCTGGGAGATTTCGCCGGATTTCTCGGCGGACCCCGCCGCCTTGCGCCGCGCCGCCTTTATTCACGACGAGGAAACCAACGCTTTCCGCCGCTGGCACGGCGCGGCGGATGGGCACCCTGGCGTGTACCTCGAGCAGTGGGGAGATTTCTGGCTCGCCCAGGCGGAATCCGCCCCCTCCAGCCTGCCTGCTCCGCCCGGCGGGGGCCTGTATTTCAAGCCGCGCCTGCCCGCTGTGCGCGGCAAAGCACCCGCCGAAGTGGCCCCGCGCCATCTGGCGGGCCGTCAGGCTCCCCCCACCTTTGTGGTGCGCGAAAACGGGGTGTCTTACGAAATCAGTTTTGCCGAAGGTTGCTCGGTGGGCCTCTTCCTTGACCAACGCGACAACCGCCGCCGCCTGCTCACCGGCCATGTGGCGCGGGATTTTCCGCTCTACCTCGCCCCGTCGCCGCGTGAAGTGCTCAACGTATTTGCCTACACCTGCGCCTTCAGCGTCTGCGCCGCCCTCGGGGGCGCTCGCGCCGTCAGCCTGGATTTGTCCCGCAAATACCTCGATTGGGGACGGCGCAACTTCATCCTGAATCAACTTGACCCCGCGGCGCATGACTTCATCTACGGTGACGCCTTTTCCTGGCTCAAGCGCCTGGCGCGCAAGGGCCGGCAGTTTGACGTGCTGATCCTCGATCCCCCCACCTTTTCCCAATCCCGGGAACACGGCGTCTTTCGCGTGGAAAAGGACTATCCCGCCCTCGTACAACTGGCCCTGCCCCTCCTGCGCCGGGGCGGAGTGCTGCTGGCCAGCGCCAACACCGCCTCGCTGCTGGCCGCGCGCTTTGTGGACATGGTCCGCGCCGCCATCGCCCGCGGCGGCCGTGCCATCCATCAGGAGCATTACGTCCCTCAGCCGCCGGACTTTCCCATCAGCCGCGAAGAACCCGGTTATTTGAAAACCCTCTGGCTGCGCCTGAATTGA
- a CDS encoding ThuA domain-containing protein yields MKSVRWFLWAAVMSCGLLASWLPGAEKIRVLVITGGHDYQTNEFWQVFKDNPAITFQPAVHPQAHDYWKAEAARQWDVMVLYDMWQPISAQAKSNLVARLHEGKGLVALHHSLANYQDWPEYRQIVGGKYVLKKEVLDGVERPGSTFKHDVLMQVRIASTAHPITRGLKDFEIHDETYGGLYVHPEVIPLLLCDTPTSSPIVAWAKTYANARVAAIQLGHDRLAYENPNFRKVLAQAIAWVARQP; encoded by the coding sequence ATGAAATCCGTGCGTTGGTTTTTATGGGCAGCCGTCATGAGCTGCGGGTTGCTGGCGTCCTGGCTGCCGGGCGCTGAGAAAATCCGTGTGCTGGTCATCACTGGCGGCCACGATTATCAGACCAACGAATTCTGGCAGGTGTTCAAGGATAATCCGGCCATCACCTTCCAGCCCGCGGTGCATCCGCAAGCCCATGATTATTGGAAGGCCGAGGCGGCGCGGCAATGGGATGTCATGGTGCTCTATGACATGTGGCAACCCATCAGCGCCCAGGCCAAGTCCAATCTGGTGGCCCGTTTGCACGAGGGCAAGGGGCTGGTGGCCCTGCATCACAGCCTGGCCAATTATCAGGACTGGCCGGAGTACCGCCAGATCGTTGGCGGCAAATACGTGTTGAAAAAGGAGGTGCTCGACGGGGTGGAGCGCCCCGGCTCCACCTTCAAGCACGATGTGCTCATGCAGGTGCGAATCGCTTCCACCGCCCATCCCATCACGCGGGGGCTGAAAGATTTTGAGATTCACGATGAAACCTACGGCGGGTTGTACGTCCACCCTGAGGTCATCCCGTTGCTTTTATGTGACACTCCCACCAGCAGTCCTATCGTGGCCTGGGCCAAGACCTACGCCAACGCCCGCGTGGCTGCCATTCAACTGGGGCATGACCGGCTGGCGTACGAAAATCCCAACTTCCGCAAAGTCCTGGCGCAAGCGATTGCCTGGGTGGCCCGTCAGCCTTGA
- a CDS encoding CAAX prenyl protease-related protein — translation MALRDWLLGWRRSPVAARVVPFVVFLLLTGLAGQWEGLPRYFLYLLKTLVGAWLLWLAREALAELEWRFNAAALAAGVLIFLLWVGLDPFYPKWGGPPRPWNPHEMFGHGTLLAWFFIVVRLAGSTLVVPMLEEVFYRSFVYRYIAHKDFLSVPFNRFLPLPFFITSALFAVEHYEWLAGLLTGFLLQGLVLWRNRLGEAVTAHAVANLCLGLYVILRGQWQFW, via the coding sequence ATGGCTTTAAGGGACTGGCTTCTGGGTTGGCGGCGTTCACCGGTGGCGGCGCGGGTGGTGCCCTTTGTGGTTTTTTTGCTGCTTACCGGCCTGGCCGGACAATGGGAAGGCCTGCCGCGTTACTTCCTTTACCTGCTCAAAACGCTGGTCGGCGCCTGGCTGCTGTGGCTTGCCCGTGAAGCGCTGGCCGAGTTGGAATGGCGCTTTAATGCCGCGGCCCTCGCCGCTGGCGTGCTCATTTTCCTGTTGTGGGTGGGTCTGGACCCCTTTTATCCCAAATGGGGCGGCCCGCCGCGGCCGTGGAATCCCCATGAGATGTTTGGGCACGGCACCCTGCTGGCCTGGTTTTTCATCGTGGTGCGCCTGGCCGGCTCCACGCTGGTGGTGCCGATGCTCGAAGAGGTGTTTTACCGCAGCTTTGTCTATCGCTACATCGCCCACAAAGACTTCCTGTCCGTTCCCTTCAACCGCTTCTTGCCCCTGCCCTTTTTCATCACCTCCGCCTTGTTTGCCGTGGAGCATTATGAATGGCTGGCCGGTCTGCTCACCGGCTTCCTTCTGCAGGGGCTGGTGCTCTGGCGCAACCGCTTGGGCGAGGCCGTGACCGCCCATGCCGTCGCCAATCTCTGCCTGGGCCTGTACGTCATCCTGCGCGGCCAGTGGCAGTTCTGGTAA
- a CDS encoding nucleotide sugar dehydrogenase, which translates to MERIAIVGQGYVGLPLALQFARAGLHVIGLDIDPHKVDALNRGESYIHHIPAEVIAAERRAGRFEASTDFSRVREVQAVLICVPTPLNKNREPDLSFILNTGRLLAPHLRPRRAGRGRKTALERKLVVLESTTYPGTTEGELRAVLEQHSGLKAGVDFHLAFSPEREDPGNPASQVAAIPKVVGGLTPACLERAAALYRRAIQTVVPVSSCRVAEAAKLLENIFRSVNIALVNELKVVYTAMGIDIWEVIEAAKTKPFGFMPFYPGPGLGGHCIPIDPFYLTWKAREFGQSTRFIELAGEINTRMPEYVIHRLMDALNQRQKALKGARILVLGVAYKPNVDDDRESPSYVLMDLLAEHGARVAYHDPHVPVIRKNREHPHWAGTRSVPLTAAEVRKYDAVLIATHHRQVDYALLARHARLIVDTRNAMAGHRTRPGQVWKA; encoded by the coding sequence ATGGAGCGCATCGCCATTGTTGGTCAAGGTTATGTCGGCCTCCCGCTGGCTCTGCAGTTTGCCCGCGCCGGCCTGCACGTCATTGGCCTGGACATTGACCCCCACAAAGTGGACGCCCTCAACCGGGGCGAAAGTTATATCCACCACATTCCTGCCGAAGTCATCGCCGCCGAGCGCCGCGCCGGGCGGTTTGAGGCCTCGACGGATTTTTCCCGCGTGCGCGAAGTGCAGGCGGTGTTGATTTGCGTGCCCACGCCGCTCAATAAAAACCGCGAGCCGGACCTTTCGTTCATCTTGAACACCGGCCGCCTGCTGGCGCCGCATCTGCGGCCGCGCCGCGCAGGCCGCGGGCGTAAAACCGCGCTGGAGCGGAAACTCGTGGTGCTGGAAAGCACCACCTACCCCGGCACCACCGAGGGCGAACTGCGCGCCGTGCTGGAGCAACATTCCGGCCTCAAGGCGGGAGTGGATTTTCATCTGGCGTTTTCGCCGGAGCGCGAAGACCCCGGCAACCCGGCCAGCCAGGTGGCCGCCATTCCCAAAGTCGTGGGCGGCCTGACTCCCGCCTGCCTGGAACGCGCCGCGGCGTTGTATCGCCGCGCCATTCAAACGGTGGTGCCGGTTTCCTCCTGCCGCGTGGCGGAGGCGGCCAAGCTGCTGGAAAACATTTTCCGCAGCGTCAACATCGCCCTGGTCAACGAATTAAAGGTGGTGTACACCGCGATGGGCATTGACATCTGGGAGGTCATTGAAGCTGCCAAAACCAAACCGTTTGGTTTCATGCCCTTTTATCCGGGGCCGGGTCTGGGGGGGCATTGCATCCCGATTGACCCCTTCTATCTCACGTGGAAAGCGCGGGAGTTTGGGCAGTCCACCCGCTTCATCGAGCTGGCGGGGGAAATCAACACGCGGATGCCGGAATATGTGATTCACCGGCTGATGGATGCCTTGAACCAGCGCCAGAAGGCGCTGAAAGGCGCGCGCATTTTGGTGCTGGGGGTGGCCTACAAGCCCAACGTGGACGATGACCGCGAATCCCCCTCCTATGTGCTCATGGACCTGCTGGCGGAGCACGGCGCGCGCGTGGCCTACCATGACCCCCATGTGCCGGTGATTCGCAAGAACCGTGAGCATCCTCACTGGGCCGGCACACGCTCGGTACCGCTGACCGCGGCGGAAGTGCGGAAGTATGACGCGGTGCTGATCGCCACGCATCACCGGCAGGTGGATTACGCGCTGCTGGCCCGCCACGCGCGGCTGATTGTGGACACGCGCAACGCCATGGCCGGGCACCGCACGCGCCCCGGCCAGGTGTGGAAAGCCTGA
- a CDS encoding DUF1638 domain-containing protein, whose protein sequence is MLCKVLACEVLVREVCFLAATSPLLLDLEFLPQGYHDNPAHGRSQVQERLDAVPEGKYAAVLLGYGLCGNLIAGLQARQTRLIVPRAHDCITFFLGSRQRYEQQQRERPGAYYYTCGWLECMARRGQRALPQGVHLLPNRSGPEATGTDTYQAWVEKYGEEAAQYLVEAMNEWLSHYTHGILIDYDFTRVLNLRAQVEDLCQKRGWAFEELAGDLTLLRRWLHGDWPAEDFLEVPPGARIEPAYDASVIRAALPSASSES, encoded by the coding sequence ATGCTCTGCAAGGTTCTGGCTTGTGAAGTCCTGGTGCGCGAGGTGTGTTTTTTAGCCGCCACCTCGCCGCTGTTGCTGGACCTGGAGTTTCTGCCGCAAGGTTATCATGACAATCCCGCCCATGGCCGCAGCCAGGTGCAGGAGCGGCTGGACGCGGTGCCGGAGGGCAAATACGCCGCGGTGCTGTTGGGCTACGGTTTGTGCGGCAATTTGATTGCCGGCCTGCAGGCCCGTCAAACTCGGCTGATTGTGCCGCGCGCCCACGATTGCATCACTTTTTTTCTCGGCTCGCGCCAGCGTTACGAGCAACAGCAACGCGAGCGCCCCGGTGCCTATTATTACACTTGCGGCTGGCTGGAGTGCATGGCGCGCCGCGGCCAGCGAGCTTTGCCCCAGGGGGTCCATCTGCTGCCCAACCGCTCCGGGCCGGAGGCCACGGGTACTGATACCTACCAGGCGTGGGTGGAAAAGTACGGGGAAGAGGCGGCGCAATACCTGGTGGAGGCCATGAATGAATGGCTGAGCCACTACACCCACGGCATTCTCATTGATTATGATTTTACCCGTGTCCTCAACCTTCGGGCCCAGGTGGAGGACCTCTGCCAGAAGCGCGGCTGGGCCTTCGAGGAATTGGCCGGGGATTTGACGCTGTTGCGCCGCTGGCTGCATGGTGACTGGCCGGCCGAAGATTTTCTGGAAGTGCCGCCGGGGGCGCGCATCGAGCCGGCTTATGACGCCAGCGTCATCCGGGCTGCGCTGCCTTCTGCTTCTTCCGAAAGCTGA
- a CDS encoding Gfo/Idh/MocA family protein — MTPASSSSRREGAVAAAFRGSSSLSRRSFLGRLALAGGALAAPTIIPATALGRDGRVPPSERIIMAGLGIGNRGLHDLNWMLPEPDVQFVAICDARRSSRERVKQRIDNHYGNQDCKMYNDIRDFLAQRRDIDAVLVATGDRWHALAATWAMRAGMDVYSEKPSAMTVAEGRMVVETARRYGRIYQTGTQRLSEANFVFCIEAARLGYLGKVHTTYAHIAPWDAAKMRTDWLPAQPLPPKEEVDWDQWLGPCPWRPYNAAYVNGQWRNHFDFHTSCIGEWGAHTFAQAMAGIDQLHTAGVHYKYVDNDSGDGMEILFPNGVKMVLSRFDKHFHGSCGMRFDGPEGWVAAGDGYPRPDVSKPSLLADFRKIVGDYMARTGRPMNHVRDFLNCVKNRRQPVANAEVMHRSMTVVHAANVCMWLQRDVRFDPEKEVFVNDPEANRYLARAMREPWTF, encoded by the coding sequence ATGACACCTGCATCATCGTCTTCGCGCCGTGAGGGAGCGGTGGCCGCTGCTTTTCGCGGCAGCTCCTCCTTGAGTCGTCGTTCCTTTCTGGGCCGTCTGGCGCTGGCCGGCGGGGCACTGGCGGCGCCCACCATCATCCCCGCCACGGCTTTGGGCCGGGATGGCCGGGTGCCGCCGAGCGAGCGCATCATCATGGCGGGCCTGGGGATTGGCAACCGCGGGTTGCATGACTTGAACTGGATGTTGCCGGAGCCGGACGTACAATTTGTGGCGATTTGCGATGCGCGGCGGTCTTCGCGGGAGCGGGTGAAACAGCGCATTGACAACCATTACGGCAACCAGGATTGCAAGATGTACAATGACATCCGCGATTTCCTGGCGCAGCGGCGGGACATTGACGCCGTGCTGGTGGCCACCGGCGATCGCTGGCATGCGCTGGCGGCCACGTGGGCCATGCGCGCGGGCATGGATGTGTATAGCGAAAAACCCTCCGCCATGACGGTGGCCGAGGGGCGCATGGTGGTGGAGACGGCGCGGCGGTATGGGCGGATTTATCAAACCGGCACGCAGCGGTTGAGCGAGGCCAATTTTGTCTTCTGCATTGAAGCCGCCCGGCTGGGGTATCTGGGCAAGGTGCACACCACCTACGCCCACATTGCTCCCTGGGATGCCGCCAAGATGCGCACCGACTGGCTGCCGGCGCAGCCGCTGCCGCCGAAGGAGGAGGTGGACTGGGATCAATGGCTGGGGCCGTGCCCCTGGCGCCCCTACAACGCGGCCTATGTGAATGGCCAGTGGCGCAATCATTTTGATTTCCACACCAGTTGCATCGGCGAATGGGGCGCGCACACTTTTGCCCAGGCCATGGCGGGCATTGACCAGTTGCACACCGCGGGCGTGCATTACAAGTACGTGGACAACGACTCCGGCGACGGCATGGAAATCCTTTTCCCCAATGGCGTGAAGATGGTGTTGTCGCGGTTCGACAAGCATTTCCACGGCTCGTGCGGCATGCGGTTCGACGGCCCGGAGGGCTGGGTGGCGGCGGGCGATGGTTACCCGCGGCCGGATGTGTCGAAGCCGTCGCTGCTGGCAGACTTCAGGAAGATTGTGGGCGATTACATGGCGCGGACCGGGCGTCCGATGAATCACGTGCGGGACTTCCTCAATTGCGTGAAGAACCGGCGGCAGCCGGTGGCCAACGCGGAGGTGATGCACCGTTCCATGACGGTGGTGCATGCGGCCAACGTGTGCATGTGGCTGCAACGGGATGTGCGGTTTGATCCGGAGAAGGAAGTGTTCGTCAATGATCCGGAGGCCAATCGTTATCTGGCGCGCGCCATGCGCGAGCCGTGGACTTTCTAA
- a CDS encoding HEAT repeat domain-containing protein, whose protein sequence is MRPTVALLTALAAALFVLPLTSRAATEAELLGVLKSDADRAAKAAACRQLAILGGASAVPVLAELLTNEELSHMARYALEPNPSPAVNPALREALGKTSGRLKVGIISSLGMRRDAQAVSALSALLTDADADVAQAAARALGQIATPNAVSALEKAVGQTAPANQVAFCEGLFRAAESLAASRKTAEALRVYQQLRALPAAPHQVRAGALRGLILNSPAKAAVNLVLEGVRSEDYILTAAAAGAAMEVKNAELSKVLASELPKLNADKQILLIQVLGKRGDAAAYPALFELARSGQGQVRLAAIRALPEIGKPGAVPVLAGLINDADKAVSAAAVDALAGFPGKEADAAVMKLLEAPEPAQRVRAIDLAARRRMTQTIPLLAKAASDTAPEVRVAALRRLGELGGPAEVKTMLDLVLKHTGAQELGALEQGLIAICNATGKPDESAEKVAAILPQAQGAQKSTLLRVLGGIGGARALQAVRSVVGDANPDVHADAIRTLGEWRTPDVADVLLELARTSQRMTDKVLCLRNYLKIADGVQGGQKIAMCKAAEPLITRDEERRVLLGVLGKATLEALPVMLPYLEQDGTREEACLAVVNLAERTMKGVRTNNPGAAARLKEPLARVVALTQNAAVKKRAQDLLNSMGQ, encoded by the coding sequence ATGCGTCCTACTGTTGCCTTGCTGACCGCCCTTGCGGCGGCCCTCTTCGTTCTGCCTTTGACCAGCCGCGCCGCCACTGAGGCCGAATTGCTGGGCGTCTTGAAATCCGATGCCGACCGCGCCGCCAAGGCGGCCGCCTGCCGCCAACTGGCCATCCTCGGGGGCGCGTCCGCAGTGCCTGTGCTGGCGGAGCTGCTCACGAACGAGGAGCTGTCCCACATGGCGCGGTACGCGCTGGAGCCGAATCCTTCGCCGGCGGTGAACCCGGCCTTGCGCGAGGCCCTGGGCAAGACCAGCGGCCGCCTGAAAGTGGGCATCATCAGCTCGCTGGGCATGCGCCGGGACGCCCAGGCCGTGTCGGCCCTGAGCGCCTTGTTGACAGATGCCGATGCGGACGTGGCCCAGGCGGCGGCGCGCGCCTTGGGGCAGATTGCCACTCCCAACGCCGTCAGCGCACTGGAAAAAGCCGTGGGCCAGACGGCGCCGGCCAACCAGGTGGCCTTCTGCGAGGGCCTGTTCCGCGCGGCGGAATCGCTGGCGGCCTCCCGCAAAACCGCGGAGGCTTTGCGGGTGTACCAGCAGTTGCGCGCTCTGCCGGCCGCACCCCATCAAGTGCGGGCGGGGGCTTTGCGAGGCTTGATTTTGAACAGCCCCGCCAAGGCTGCCGTGAACCTGGTGTTGGAAGGCGTGCGCAGTGAAGACTACATTTTGACCGCGGCCGCCGCCGGCGCGGCCATGGAAGTCAAGAACGCCGAGTTGAGCAAGGTGCTCGCCTCCGAGCTGCCCAAACTCAATGCCGATAAACAGATTCTCCTCATCCAGGTGCTGGGCAAACGCGGCGACGCCGCCGCTTATCCCGCCCTCTTCGAGCTGGCCCGCAGCGGCCAGGGCCAGGTGCGGCTGGCGGCCATTCGCGCCTTGCCGGAGATTGGCAAGCCGGGCGCCGTGCCGGTGCTGGCCGGCCTGATTAACGATGCCGACAAAGCCGTCAGCGCCGCGGCGGTGGATGCGCTGGCTGGTTTTCCGGGCAAAGAGGCCGATGCCGCCGTGATGAAACTGCTGGAGGCGCCGGAGCCGGCTCAGCGCGTGCGGGCCATTGATTTGGCGGCGCGCCGGCGCATGACCCAGACCATCCCGCTGCTGGCCAAAGCCGCCAGTGACACCGCGCCCGAAGTGCGCGTGGCCGCCTTGCGCCGGCTGGGTGAACTGGGCGGGCCAGCCGAGGTGAAGACCATGCTGGATTTGGTGTTGAAGCATACCGGCGCGCAGGAACTGGGCGCTCTCGAGCAGGGCCTGATAGCCATTTGCAACGCCACCGGCAAGCCGGATGAATCGGCGGAAAAAGTCGCCGCCATTCTGCCCCAGGCTCAGGGCGCGCAAAAGAGCACCTTGCTGCGTGTGCTGGGCGGTATTGGCGGCGCTCGCGCGCTCCAGGCGGTGCGTTCGGTGGTGGGCGACGCCAACCCGGACGTTCATGCCGACGCCATCCGCACGCTGGGCGAATGGCGCACCCCGGATGTGGCGGATGTGCTGCTGGAGCTGGCGCGCACCAGCCAGCGCATGACGGACAAAGTGCTGTGCCTCCGCAATTACCTGAAGATTGCCGATGGCGTGCAGGGCGGGCAAAAAATTGCCATGTGCAAAGCCGCCGAGCCGCTCATCACGCGCGATGAAGAGCGCCGGGTGTTGCTGGGTGTGTTGGGCAAGGCCACCCTCGAGGCCCTGCCGGTGATGCTGCCCTATCTGGAGCAGGACGGCACCCGGGAAGAAGCCTGCCTGGCCGTGGTCAACCTGGCCGAACGCACCATGAAAGGCGTGCGCACCAATAATCCGGGCGCGGCGGCCCGCTTGAAAGAGCCCCTCGCCCGCGTGGTCGCCCTCACCCAAAATGCGGCGGTGAAGAAACGGGCGCAGGACTTGCTCAATTCCATGGGCCAATAA